A window from Pseudochaenichthys georgianus unplaced genomic scaffold, fPseGeo1.2 scaffold_441_arrow_ctg1, whole genome shotgun sequence encodes these proteins:
- the nap1l1 gene encoding nucleosome assembly protein 1-like 1 isoform X3, protein MADIDNKDQPEMDPADMEDVEDVEEEETGEDENSKARQLTVQMMQNPQILAALQERLDGLSGSPSGYMESLPKVVKRRVNALKNLQVKCAHIEAKFYEEVHELERKYAALYQPLFDKRSDIVKAAYEPTDEECEWKADEEEELTDEMKEKAKLEEEKKDEEKEDPKGIPEFWSTVFKNVDLLSDMLQEHDEPILKHLQDIKVKFSDLEQPMSFTLEFLFEPNDFFTNTLLTKTYKMRSEPDVNDPFSFDGPEIMCCTGCTIDWTKGKNVTLKTIKKKQKHKGRGTVRTVTKTVPNDSFFNFFTPPEVPESGELDEDSEAVLAADFEIGHFIRERIVPRAVLYFTGEAIEDDDDDYDEEGEEADDEEGEEEADEENDPDYDPKKDAVPPAECKQQ, encoded by the exons ATGGCAGACATCGACAA CAAAGACCAGCCTGAGATGGATCCGGCAGATATGGAGGATGTTGAAGATGTGGAAGAGGAAGAGACAGGAGAAGATGAGAACAGCAAAG cTCGCCAGCTGACTGTGCAGATGATGCAGAACCCACAGATCCTGGCCGCGCTGCAGGAGAGGCTCGACGGGCTCAGCGGATCGCCGTCAGGCTACATGGAGAG TTTACCAAAGGTCGTAAAGAGACGCGTGAACGCCCTGAAGAATCTGCAGGTCAAATGTGCCCACATTGAGGCCAAGTTCTACGAAGAAGTACACGAACTGGAGAGAAAGTACGCGGCCCTCTACCAGCCCCTCTTCGACAAA AGAAGCGACATCGTGAAAGCAGCCTATGAGCCCACTGATGAAGAGTGTGAATGGAAAGCagatgaggaggaagagctgACA GACGAGATGAAGGAGAAGGCCAagctggaggaggagaagaaggacgaggagaaggaagaccccAAAGGAATCCCAGAGTTCTGGTCGACGGTTTTCAAAAACGTGGATCTGCTCAGCGACATGCTGCAG GAACACGACGAACCCATCCTTAAACATTTACAAGATATTAAAGTAAAGTTCTCAGACCTAGAACAGCCCATG AGCTTCACGTTAGAGTTCCTCTTTGAGCCCAACGACTTCTTCACAAACACTTTGTTGACGAAAACCTACAAGATGAGGTCAGAGCCCGACGTGAACGACCCGTTCTCCTTCGACGGTCCGGAGATCATGTGCTGCACAGG TTGCACGATTGACTGGACAAAGGGCAAAAATGTTACGTTGAAAACAATCAAGAAGAAGCAGAAGCACAAGGGCCGCGGCACCGTGAGGACGGTCACCAAAACGGTGCCCAACGACTCCTTCTTCAACTTCTTCACCCCCCCAGAGG TTCCAGAAAGTGGGGAGTTG GATGAGGACTCGGAGGCGGTCCTTGCTGCAGACTTTGAGATTGGCCACTTCATCCGTGAGCGTATCGTTCCCCGGGCGGTGCTCTACTTCACAGGAGAGGCCAtcgaggatgatgatgatgat tatgatgaggagggagaggaggcagACGATGAG gaaggagaggaggaggccGACGAGGAGAACGACCCCGACTATGATCCCAAG AAGGATGCAGTCCCCCCAGCTGAGTGCAAGCAGCAGTGA
- the nap1l1 gene encoding nucleosome assembly protein 1-like 1 isoform X5, whose protein sequence is MADIDNKDQPEMDPADMEDVEDVEEEETGEDENSKARQLTVQMMQNPQILAALQERLDGLSGSPSGYMESLPKVVKRRVNALKNLQVKCAHIEAKFYEEVHELERKYAALYQPLFDKRSDIVKAAYEPTDEECEWKADEEEELTVSKQDEMKEKAKLEEEKKDEEKEDPKGIPEFWSTVFKNVDLLSDMLQEHDEPILKHLQDIKVKFSDLEQPMSFTLEFLFEPNDFFTNTLLTKTYKMRSEPDVNDPFSFDGPEIMCCTGCTIDWTKGKNVTLKTIKKKQKHKGRGTVRTVTKTVPNDSFFNFFTPPEVPESGELDEDSEAVLAADFEIGHFIRERIVPRAVLYFTGEAIEDDDDDYDEEGEEADDEEGEEEADEENDPDYDPKV, encoded by the exons ATGGCAGACATCGACAA CAAAGACCAGCCTGAGATGGATCCGGCAGATATGGAGGATGTTGAAGATGTGGAAGAGGAAGAGACAGGAGAAGATGAGAACAGCAAAG cTCGCCAGCTGACTGTGCAGATGATGCAGAACCCACAGATCCTGGCCGCGCTGCAGGAGAGGCTCGACGGGCTCAGCGGATCGCCGTCAGGCTACATGGAGAG TTTACCAAAGGTCGTAAAGAGACGCGTGAACGCCCTGAAGAATCTGCAGGTCAAATGTGCCCACATTGAGGCCAAGTTCTACGAAGAAGTACACGAACTGGAGAGAAAGTACGCGGCCCTCTACCAGCCCCTCTTCGACAAA AGAAGCGACATCGTGAAAGCAGCCTATGAGCCCACTGATGAAGAGTGTGAATGGAAAGCagatgaggaggaagagctgACAGTAAGTAAGCAG GACGAGATGAAGGAGAAGGCCAagctggaggaggagaagaaggacgaggagaaggaagaccccAAAGGAATCCCAGAGTTCTGGTCGACGGTTTTCAAAAACGTGGATCTGCTCAGCGACATGCTGCAG GAACACGACGAACCCATCCTTAAACATTTACAAGATATTAAAGTAAAGTTCTCAGACCTAGAACAGCCCATG AGCTTCACGTTAGAGTTCCTCTTTGAGCCCAACGACTTCTTCACAAACACTTTGTTGACGAAAACCTACAAGATGAGGTCAGAGCCCGACGTGAACGACCCGTTCTCCTTCGACGGTCCGGAGATCATGTGCTGCACAGG TTGCACGATTGACTGGACAAAGGGCAAAAATGTTACGTTGAAAACAATCAAGAAGAAGCAGAAGCACAAGGGCCGCGGCACCGTGAGGACGGTCACCAAAACGGTGCCCAACGACTCCTTCTTCAACTTCTTCACCCCCCCAGAGG TTCCAGAAAGTGGGGAGTTG GATGAGGACTCGGAGGCGGTCCTTGCTGCAGACTTTGAGATTGGCCACTTCATCCGTGAGCGTATCGTTCCCCGGGCGGTGCTCTACTTCACAGGAGAGGCCAtcgaggatgatgatgatgat tatgatgaggagggagaggaggcagACGATGAG gaaggagaggaggaggccGACGAGGAGAACGACCCCGACTATGATCCCAAG GTTTAA
- the nap1l1 gene encoding nucleosome assembly protein 1-like 1 isoform X4, with product MADIDNKDQPEMDPADMEDVEDVEEEETGEDENSKARQLTVQMMQNPQILAALQERLDGLSGSPSGYMESLPKVVKRRVNALKNLQVKCAHIEAKFYEEVHELERKYAALYQPLFDKRSDIVKAAYEPTDEECEWKADEEEELTDEMKEKAKLEEEKKDEEKEDPKGIPEFWSTVFKNVDLLSDMLQEHDEPILKHLQDIKVKFSDLEQPMSFTLEFLFEPNDFFTNTLLTKTYKMRSEPDVNDPFSFDGPEIMCCTGCTIDWTKGKNVTLKTIKKKQKHKGRGTVRTVTKTVPNDSFFNFFTPPEVPESGELDEDSEAVLAADFEIGHFIRERIVPRAVLYFTGEAIEDDDDDYDEEGEEADDEEGEEEADEENDPDYDPKDAVPPAECKQQ from the exons ATGGCAGACATCGACAA CAAAGACCAGCCTGAGATGGATCCGGCAGATATGGAGGATGTTGAAGATGTGGAAGAGGAAGAGACAGGAGAAGATGAGAACAGCAAAG cTCGCCAGCTGACTGTGCAGATGATGCAGAACCCACAGATCCTGGCCGCGCTGCAGGAGAGGCTCGACGGGCTCAGCGGATCGCCGTCAGGCTACATGGAGAG TTTACCAAAGGTCGTAAAGAGACGCGTGAACGCCCTGAAGAATCTGCAGGTCAAATGTGCCCACATTGAGGCCAAGTTCTACGAAGAAGTACACGAACTGGAGAGAAAGTACGCGGCCCTCTACCAGCCCCTCTTCGACAAA AGAAGCGACATCGTGAAAGCAGCCTATGAGCCCACTGATGAAGAGTGTGAATGGAAAGCagatgaggaggaagagctgACA GACGAGATGAAGGAGAAGGCCAagctggaggaggagaagaaggacgaggagaaggaagaccccAAAGGAATCCCAGAGTTCTGGTCGACGGTTTTCAAAAACGTGGATCTGCTCAGCGACATGCTGCAG GAACACGACGAACCCATCCTTAAACATTTACAAGATATTAAAGTAAAGTTCTCAGACCTAGAACAGCCCATG AGCTTCACGTTAGAGTTCCTCTTTGAGCCCAACGACTTCTTCACAAACACTTTGTTGACGAAAACCTACAAGATGAGGTCAGAGCCCGACGTGAACGACCCGTTCTCCTTCGACGGTCCGGAGATCATGTGCTGCACAGG TTGCACGATTGACTGGACAAAGGGCAAAAATGTTACGTTGAAAACAATCAAGAAGAAGCAGAAGCACAAGGGCCGCGGCACCGTGAGGACGGTCACCAAAACGGTGCCCAACGACTCCTTCTTCAACTTCTTCACCCCCCCAGAGG TTCCAGAAAGTGGGGAGTTG GATGAGGACTCGGAGGCGGTCCTTGCTGCAGACTTTGAGATTGGCCACTTCATCCGTGAGCGTATCGTTCCCCGGGCGGTGCTCTACTTCACAGGAGAGGCCAtcgaggatgatgatgatgat tatgatgaggagggagaggaggcagACGATGAG gaaggagaggaggaggccGACGAGGAGAACGACCCCGACTATGATCCCAAG GATGCAGTCCCCCCAGCTGAGTGCAAGCAGCAGTGA
- the nap1l1 gene encoding nucleosome assembly protein 1-like 1 isoform X2 codes for MADIDNKDQPEMDPADMEDVEDVEEEETGEDENSKARQLTVQMMQNPQILAALQERLDGLSGSPSGYMESLPKVVKRRVNALKNLQVKCAHIEAKFYEEVHELERKYAALYQPLFDKRSDIVKAAYEPTDEECEWKADEEEELTVSKQDEMKEKAKLEEEKKDEEKEDPKGIPEFWSTVFKNVDLLSDMLQEHDEPILKHLQDIKVKFSDLEQPMSFTLEFLFEPNDFFTNTLLTKTYKMRSEPDVNDPFSFDGPEIMCCTGCTIDWTKGKNVTLKTIKKKQKHKGRGTVRTVTKTVPNDSFFNFFTPPEVPESGELDEDSEAVLAADFEIGHFIRERIVPRAVLYFTGEAIEDDDDDYDEEGEEADDEEGEEEADEENDPDYDPKDAVPPAECKQQ; via the exons ATGGCAGACATCGACAA CAAAGACCAGCCTGAGATGGATCCGGCAGATATGGAGGATGTTGAAGATGTGGAAGAGGAAGAGACAGGAGAAGATGAGAACAGCAAAG cTCGCCAGCTGACTGTGCAGATGATGCAGAACCCACAGATCCTGGCCGCGCTGCAGGAGAGGCTCGACGGGCTCAGCGGATCGCCGTCAGGCTACATGGAGAG TTTACCAAAGGTCGTAAAGAGACGCGTGAACGCCCTGAAGAATCTGCAGGTCAAATGTGCCCACATTGAGGCCAAGTTCTACGAAGAAGTACACGAACTGGAGAGAAAGTACGCGGCCCTCTACCAGCCCCTCTTCGACAAA AGAAGCGACATCGTGAAAGCAGCCTATGAGCCCACTGATGAAGAGTGTGAATGGAAAGCagatgaggaggaagagctgACAGTAAGTAAGCAG GACGAGATGAAGGAGAAGGCCAagctggaggaggagaagaaggacgaggagaaggaagaccccAAAGGAATCCCAGAGTTCTGGTCGACGGTTTTCAAAAACGTGGATCTGCTCAGCGACATGCTGCAG GAACACGACGAACCCATCCTTAAACATTTACAAGATATTAAAGTAAAGTTCTCAGACCTAGAACAGCCCATG AGCTTCACGTTAGAGTTCCTCTTTGAGCCCAACGACTTCTTCACAAACACTTTGTTGACGAAAACCTACAAGATGAGGTCAGAGCCCGACGTGAACGACCCGTTCTCCTTCGACGGTCCGGAGATCATGTGCTGCACAGG TTGCACGATTGACTGGACAAAGGGCAAAAATGTTACGTTGAAAACAATCAAGAAGAAGCAGAAGCACAAGGGCCGCGGCACCGTGAGGACGGTCACCAAAACGGTGCCCAACGACTCCTTCTTCAACTTCTTCACCCCCCCAGAGG TTCCAGAAAGTGGGGAGTTG GATGAGGACTCGGAGGCGGTCCTTGCTGCAGACTTTGAGATTGGCCACTTCATCCGTGAGCGTATCGTTCCCCGGGCGGTGCTCTACTTCACAGGAGAGGCCAtcgaggatgatgatgatgat tatgatgaggagggagaggaggcagACGATGAG gaaggagaggaggaggccGACGAGGAGAACGACCCCGACTATGATCCCAAG GATGCAGTCCCCCCAGCTGAGTGCAAGCAGCAGTGA
- the nap1l1 gene encoding nucleosome assembly protein 1-like 1 isoform X1: MADIDNKDQPEMDPADMEDVEDVEEEETGEDENSKARQLTVQMMQNPQILAALQERLDGLSGSPSGYMESLPKVVKRRVNALKNLQVKCAHIEAKFYEEVHELERKYAALYQPLFDKRSDIVKAAYEPTDEECEWKADEEEELTVSKQDEMKEKAKLEEEKKDEEKEDPKGIPEFWSTVFKNVDLLSDMLQEHDEPILKHLQDIKVKFSDLEQPMSFTLEFLFEPNDFFTNTLLTKTYKMRSEPDVNDPFSFDGPEIMCCTGCTIDWTKGKNVTLKTIKKKQKHKGRGTVRTVTKTVPNDSFFNFFTPPEVPESGELDEDSEAVLAADFEIGHFIRERIVPRAVLYFTGEAIEDDDDDYDEEGEEADDEEGEEEADEENDPDYDPKKDAVPPAECKQQ, translated from the exons ATGGCAGACATCGACAA CAAAGACCAGCCTGAGATGGATCCGGCAGATATGGAGGATGTTGAAGATGTGGAAGAGGAAGAGACAGGAGAAGATGAGAACAGCAAAG cTCGCCAGCTGACTGTGCAGATGATGCAGAACCCACAGATCCTGGCCGCGCTGCAGGAGAGGCTCGACGGGCTCAGCGGATCGCCGTCAGGCTACATGGAGAG TTTACCAAAGGTCGTAAAGAGACGCGTGAACGCCCTGAAGAATCTGCAGGTCAAATGTGCCCACATTGAGGCCAAGTTCTACGAAGAAGTACACGAACTGGAGAGAAAGTACGCGGCCCTCTACCAGCCCCTCTTCGACAAA AGAAGCGACATCGTGAAAGCAGCCTATGAGCCCACTGATGAAGAGTGTGAATGGAAAGCagatgaggaggaagagctgACAGTAAGTAAGCAG GACGAGATGAAGGAGAAGGCCAagctggaggaggagaagaaggacgaggagaaggaagaccccAAAGGAATCCCAGAGTTCTGGTCGACGGTTTTCAAAAACGTGGATCTGCTCAGCGACATGCTGCAG GAACACGACGAACCCATCCTTAAACATTTACAAGATATTAAAGTAAAGTTCTCAGACCTAGAACAGCCCATG AGCTTCACGTTAGAGTTCCTCTTTGAGCCCAACGACTTCTTCACAAACACTTTGTTGACGAAAACCTACAAGATGAGGTCAGAGCCCGACGTGAACGACCCGTTCTCCTTCGACGGTCCGGAGATCATGTGCTGCACAGG TTGCACGATTGACTGGACAAAGGGCAAAAATGTTACGTTGAAAACAATCAAGAAGAAGCAGAAGCACAAGGGCCGCGGCACCGTGAGGACGGTCACCAAAACGGTGCCCAACGACTCCTTCTTCAACTTCTTCACCCCCCCAGAGG TTCCAGAAAGTGGGGAGTTG GATGAGGACTCGGAGGCGGTCCTTGCTGCAGACTTTGAGATTGGCCACTTCATCCGTGAGCGTATCGTTCCCCGGGCGGTGCTCTACTTCACAGGAGAGGCCAtcgaggatgatgatgatgat tatgatgaggagggagaggaggcagACGATGAG gaaggagaggaggaggccGACGAGGAGAACGACCCCGACTATGATCCCAAG AAGGATGCAGTCCCCCCAGCTGAGTGCAAGCAGCAGTGA